In Paroedura picta isolate Pp20150507F chromosome 1, Ppicta_v3.0, whole genome shotgun sequence, the following are encoded in one genomic region:
- the HLX gene encoding H2.0-like homeobox protein isoform X2, whose product MYTAGLAPFYASNFSLWSAAYCAPGGPAAGGCFPLEPAGLKKPSFCIADILHAAAAAAGEPGGEGLAGGSAANLAAHLSAVHAHAQFHAAGSPLRPTPVVAPDSSVAFPARLSAGYSHPPHHRSPPGTSPGPGRAPSHQTLPGPLPAPSSKDLKFGIDRILSAEFDPKVKESNTLRGPYAVLTKDTLPQTYKRKRSWSRAVFSNLQRKGLEKRFEIQKYVTKPDRKQLAAMLGLTDAQVKVWFQNRRMKWRHSKEAQAQKDKEKEPPEAAAGGAAPPGEGEAEPESSPSRSEGESESSEAESLELEPGSSDLERTEAGAGAEQPLQRHSVAISPPLQRPAECETAALPELLSAPASLESGREAPRRPEPPFGLPRESP is encoded by the exons atgTACACGGCCGGCTTGGCCCCCTTTTACGCGTCCAACTTCAGCCTGTGGTCGGCGGCGTACTGCGCGCCGGGCGGGCCGGCCGCGGGCGGCTGCTTCCCCCTGGAGCCCGCCGGGCTGAAGAAGCCTTCGTTCTGCATCGCCGACATCTTGcacgctgccgccgccgccgccggggagCCCGGAGGGGAGGGCCTGGCCGGGGGCTCGGCGGCCAACCTGGCGGCCCACCTGAGCGCCGTCCACGCCCACGCGCAGTTCCACGCCGCGGGATCCCCGCTCAGGCCCACGCCCGTGGTGGCTCCGGACTCCTCGGTCGCCTTCCCCGCCAGACTCTCGGCCGGCTACTCCCACCCCCCGCACCACCGCTCGCCCCCCGGAACGTCTCCAGGCCCAGGCCGGGCGCCGAGCCACCAGACGCTCCCCGGGCCGCTCCCCGCGCCGTCCAGCAAAGACTTGAAATTTGGGATTGATCGCATTTTATCCGCCGAGTTCGACCCGAAAGTCAAGGAAAGCAACACCCTCAGAG GGCCCTATGCGGTGCTCACCAAAGACACTCTGCCACAGACATACAAGCGGAAGCGTTCCTGGTCCCGAGCGGTTTTTTCCAATCTGCAGAGAAAAGGCCTGGAGAAGCGCTTTGAAATCCAGAAGTATGTCACCAAACCGGATCGGAAACAGTTGGCGGCCATGCTGGGCCTCACGGACGCGCAA GTGAAAGTCTGGTTCCAGAACCGGCGCATGAAGTGGAGGCACTCCAAGGAGGCGCAGGCGCAGAAGGACAAGGAGAAGGAGCCGCccgaggcggcggcgggaggTGCCGCGCcgcccggggagggggaggccgagCCGGAGAGCAGCCCGAGCCGCTCGGAAGGCGAGAGCGAGAGCAGCGAGGCCGAGTCCCTGGAGCTGGAGCCGGGCAGCAGCGACCTCGAACGGACTGAGGCCGGGGCCGGCGCCGAGCAGCCCCTGCAGCGGCACTCCGTCGCCATCAGCCCGCCCTTGCAACGCCCGGCCGAGTGCGAGACTGCTGCTCTCCCCGAGCTGCTCTCGGCTCCCGCCAGCCTGGAGTCAGGCCGAGAAGCGCCGCGGCGCCCCGAGCCCCCCTTTGGCCTGCCGCGGGAGTCACCCTGA
- the HLX gene encoding H2.0-like homeobox protein isoform X1, which produces MYTAGLAPFYASNFSLWSAAYCAPGGPAAGGCFPLEPAGLKKPSFCIADILHAAAAAAGEPGGEGLAGGSAANLAAHLSAVHAHAQFHAAGSPLRPTPVVAPDSSVAFPARLSAGYSHPPHHRSPPGTSPGPGRAPSHQTLPGPLPAPSSKDLKFGIDRILSAEFDPKVKESNTLRDLTSLLASSRPSGVHVPNLQPSAGPFFASLEPLNEASGVLGPLNATPRNSVQHQFQDTFPGPYAVLTKDTLPQTYKRKRSWSRAVFSNLQRKGLEKRFEIQKYVTKPDRKQLAAMLGLTDAQVKVWFQNRRMKWRHSKEAQAQKDKEKEPPEAAAGGAAPPGEGEAEPESSPSRSEGESESSEAESLELEPGSSDLERTEAGAGAEQPLQRHSVAISPPLQRPAECETAALPELLSAPASLESGREAPRRPEPPFGLPRESP; this is translated from the exons atgTACACGGCCGGCTTGGCCCCCTTTTACGCGTCCAACTTCAGCCTGTGGTCGGCGGCGTACTGCGCGCCGGGCGGGCCGGCCGCGGGCGGCTGCTTCCCCCTGGAGCCCGCCGGGCTGAAGAAGCCTTCGTTCTGCATCGCCGACATCTTGcacgctgccgccgccgccgccggggagCCCGGAGGGGAGGGCCTGGCCGGGGGCTCGGCGGCCAACCTGGCGGCCCACCTGAGCGCCGTCCACGCCCACGCGCAGTTCCACGCCGCGGGATCCCCGCTCAGGCCCACGCCCGTGGTGGCTCCGGACTCCTCGGTCGCCTTCCCCGCCAGACTCTCGGCCGGCTACTCCCACCCCCCGCACCACCGCTCGCCCCCCGGAACGTCTCCAGGCCCAGGCCGGGCGCCGAGCCACCAGACGCTCCCCGGGCCGCTCCCCGCGCCGTCCAGCAAAGACTTGAAATTTGGGATTGATCGCATTTTATCCGCCGAGTTCGACCCGAAAGTCAAGGAAAGCAACACCCTCAGAG ATCTGACCTCCTTGTTAGCCAGCAGCCGCCCCAGCGGGGTTCACGTCCCCAACTTGCAGCCTTCAGCCGGCCCGTTCTTCGCTTCTCTAGAACCCCTAAACGAGGCCTCCGGGGTCTTGGGGCCCTTAAACGCCACCCCCAGGAATTCAGTGCAGCACCAGTTTCAAGACACTTTTCCAG GGCCCTATGCGGTGCTCACCAAAGACACTCTGCCACAGACATACAAGCGGAAGCGTTCCTGGTCCCGAGCGGTTTTTTCCAATCTGCAGAGAAAAGGCCTGGAGAAGCGCTTTGAAATCCAGAAGTATGTCACCAAACCGGATCGGAAACAGTTGGCGGCCATGCTGGGCCTCACGGACGCGCAA GTGAAAGTCTGGTTCCAGAACCGGCGCATGAAGTGGAGGCACTCCAAGGAGGCGCAGGCGCAGAAGGACAAGGAGAAGGAGCCGCccgaggcggcggcgggaggTGCCGCGCcgcccggggagggggaggccgagCCGGAGAGCAGCCCGAGCCGCTCGGAAGGCGAGAGCGAGAGCAGCGAGGCCGAGTCCCTGGAGCTGGAGCCGGGCAGCAGCGACCTCGAACGGACTGAGGCCGGGGCCGGCGCCGAGCAGCCCCTGCAGCGGCACTCCGTCGCCATCAGCCCGCCCTTGCAACGCCCGGCCGAGTGCGAGACTGCTGCTCTCCCCGAGCTGCTCTCGGCTCCCGCCAGCCTGGAGTCAGGCCGAGAAGCGCCGCGGCGCCCCGAGCCCCCCTTTGGCCTGCCGCGGGAGTCACCCTGA